A single region of the Geobacillus subterraneus genome encodes:
- the ftsH gene encoding ATP-dependent zinc metalloprotease FtsH, with translation MNRIFRNTIFYLLIFLVVIGVVSFFNGTNQRTEPMTYDAFITHLENGDVESFSIKPERGVYEIRGQLKTYNEGQYFSTYVMNSDKVLDRIDAAAARTRVEVMPADETSGWVTFFTSIIPFVIIFILFFFLLNQAQGGGSRVMNFGKSRARLYTDDKRKVRFRDVAGADEEKEELVEIVEFLKDPRKFAELGARIPKGVLLVGPPGTGKTLLARAVAGEAGVPFFSISGSDFVEMFVGVGASRVRDLFETAKKNAPCIIFIDEIDAVGRQRGAGLGGGHDEREQTLNQLLVEMDGFNGNEGIIIIAATNRPDILDPALLRPGRFDRQITVDRPDVKGREAVLRVHARNKPLDESVDLKAIAMRTPGFSGADLENLLNEAALVAARRNKKKIDMSDIDEATDRVIAGPAKKSRVISEKERRIVAFHEAGHTVIGMVLADAEMVHKVTIVPRGQAGGYAVMLPKEDRYFMTKAELMDKITGLLGGRVAEEIVFNEVSTGAHNDFQRATNIARRMVTEFGMSEKLGPLQFGQPGGQVFLGRDLHNEQNYSDKIAYEIDLEIQRIIKECYDKAKQILTQHRDKLDLIATTLLEVETLDAEQIKHLFEHGTLPPDRKGRSEIGRGDSDVKVNIQKKEE, from the coding sequence ATGAACCGGATTTTCCGTAACACCATCTTTTATTTGCTGATTTTCCTCGTCGTGATCGGCGTCGTCAGCTTTTTTAACGGAACGAATCAGAGGACCGAGCCGATGACGTACGATGCGTTTATCACTCATCTGGAAAACGGGGACGTCGAGTCGTTTTCCATTAAGCCGGAGCGCGGCGTATATGAAATCCGAGGCCAGTTGAAAACATATAATGAAGGGCAATATTTTTCCACCTACGTGATGAACAGCGACAAAGTGCTTGATCGCATCGATGCAGCGGCGGCACGGACGCGGGTGGAAGTAATGCCAGCGGATGAAACGAGCGGCTGGGTGACGTTTTTCACGTCCATTATTCCGTTTGTCATTATTTTTATTTTGTTTTTCTTCTTGCTGAATCAAGCGCAAGGCGGCGGCAGCCGAGTGATGAATTTCGGCAAAAGCCGGGCGCGGCTATATACGGATGACAAGCGGAAAGTCCGTTTTCGTGACGTGGCTGGGGCGGACGAGGAAAAAGAAGAGCTCGTGGAAATTGTCGAGTTTTTAAAAGACCCGCGCAAATTCGCGGAACTCGGCGCCCGCATTCCAAAAGGGGTGCTGCTTGTCGGGCCGCCGGGTACAGGGAAAACGCTGTTGGCGCGCGCGGTCGCCGGGGAAGCAGGCGTGCCGTTTTTCTCGATCAGCGGGTCGGATTTTGTGGAAATGTTCGTTGGGGTCGGTGCGTCGCGCGTGCGCGACTTGTTTGAAACGGCGAAAAAAAATGCCCCGTGCATCATTTTTATCGATGAAATTGACGCTGTCGGGCGCCAACGCGGCGCCGGTCTCGGCGGCGGCCACGATGAGCGCGAGCAGACGCTCAACCAGCTGCTTGTCGAAATGGACGGCTTTAACGGGAATGAAGGGATCATTATTATTGCAGCGACGAACCGTCCGGATATTTTAGACCCAGCGTTGTTGCGCCCGGGCCGTTTCGACCGGCAAATCACTGTCGACCGGCCGGATGTAAAAGGGCGCGAGGCAGTATTGCGCGTGCATGCCCGCAACAAACCGCTTGATGAATCCGTTGACTTAAAGGCGATCGCCATGCGGACACCGGGATTTTCCGGCGCCGATTTGGAGAACTTGCTGAACGAAGCGGCGCTTGTAGCAGCGCGCCGCAACAAAAAGAAAATCGATATGAGCGATATCGACGAAGCGACGGATCGGGTGATTGCCGGGCCGGCGAAAAAAAGCCGCGTCATCTCGGAAAAAGAGCGGCGCATTGTTGCCTTTCATGAGGCGGGACATACGGTCATCGGCATGGTGCTTGCCGACGCCGAAATGGTGCATAAAGTGACGATCGTCCCGCGCGGCCAGGCCGGCGGCTATGCGGTGATGCTGCCGAAAGAGGACCGTTACTTTATGACTAAAGCGGAACTGATGGATAAAATCACGGGGCTGCTCGGCGGGCGCGTCGCCGAGGAAATTGTGTTCAATGAAGTGAGCACAGGGGCTCATAACGACTTTCAGCGGGCGACGAACATTGCGCGCCGGATGGTGACGGAATTCGGGATGAGCGAAAAACTTGGTCCGCTTCAATTTGGCCAGCCGGGCGGGCAAGTGTTTTTAGGCCGCGACTTGCATAACGAGCAAAACTATAGCGATAAAATCGCCTATGAAATTGACTTGGAGATTCAACGCATCATTAAAGAGTGTTACGATAAGGCGAAACAGATTTTAACGCAGCATCGGGACAAATTGGATTTAATCGCCACGACGCTGTTAGAAGTCGAGACGCTTGATGCCGAACAAATCAAGCATTTGTTCGAGCACGGCACGCTGCCGCCGGATCGCAAAGGGCGCAGCGAAATCGGCAGAGGCGACAGCGATGTAAAAGTGAACATCCAAAAGAAAGAGGAGTAA
- the hpt gene encoding hypoxanthine phosphoribosyltransferase, whose translation MGMKDDIQKVLITEEEIQEKVKELGGILTKEYDGRFPLAVGVLKGAMPFMADLLKHIDTYLEMDFMDVSSYGNATVSSGEVKIVKDLNTSVEGRDILIIEDIIDSGLTLSYLVDLFRYRKANSIKIVTLLDKPSGRKADIQADYTGFIVPDEFVVGYGLDYAEKYRNLPFIGVLKPEVYQK comes from the coding sequence ATGGGGATGAAAGACGATATCCAGAAAGTGCTAATCACCGAGGAAGAAATTCAGGAAAAAGTAAAAGAGCTAGGCGGCATATTAACAAAGGAGTATGACGGCCGTTTTCCGCTCGCCGTTGGCGTTCTCAAAGGGGCGATGCCATTTATGGCCGATTTGTTGAAACATATTGATACATATTTGGAAATGGATTTTATGGATGTTTCGAGCTACGGGAATGCGACCGTTTCATCTGGGGAAGTAAAAATTGTGAAAGACTTAAATACATCTGTCGAAGGTCGCGACATTTTGATCATTGAAGATATTATTGACAGCGGGTTGACGCTCAGCTATCTAGTCGATTTATTCCGTTACCGGAAGGCGAATTCGATCAAAATCGTCACCCTCCTTGACAAGCCGTCTGGACGTAAGGCTGATATCCAAGCGGACTACACCGGATTTATTGTCCCGGATGAGTTCGTCGTCGGCTACGGTCTCGATTATGCGGAAAAATATCGCAACCTCCCGTTTATCGGTGTCTTAAAACCAGAAGTGTACCAAAAATAA
- the tilS gene encoding tRNA lysidine(34) synthetase TilS has translation MMDKVCAFIDRHKLLTEGATVIVGVSGGPDSLALLHFFCSLREEWKLQLVAAHVDHMFRGRESEEEMEFVKRFCAEHRILCEAVQIDVPAFQRRTGLGAQEAARNCRYGFFAELVKKYQAQYVALGHHGDDQVETILMRLVRGSTSKGYAGIPVKRPFHGSYLIRPFLAVSRAEIEDYCEKEGLTPRRDPSNEKDDYTRNRFRHHIVPLLKQENPRLHERFQQYSEIMAEDEQFLEELATDALNKVMEKQNSDAVLHIAPFLALPRPLQRRALQRLLLRLYGDIPPMLTSVHIDHILMLCERGRPSGMLDLPKGLKVIRSYDHCLFTFGLQRCAQGYWLELPVPALLPLPNGYAIVSEFREHYPRKQLGNDVFVVDPAAVSLPLHVRTRRTGDRMVLKGTGGTKKIKEVFIEAKIPRMERDCWPIVEDADGRILWVPGLKKSAFEAGERGQARYILLRYQAMNS, from the coding sequence ATGATGGATAAAGTGTGCGCCTTTATTGATAGGCATAAGCTGCTTACGGAAGGGGCGACGGTCATTGTCGGTGTTTCCGGAGGACCAGATTCGCTTGCGCTTTTGCACTTCTTCTGTTCGCTTCGGGAGGAGTGGAAGCTTCAGCTCGTGGCGGCCCATGTTGACCATATGTTCCGCGGGCGGGAATCGGAAGAAGAGATGGAATTTGTGAAACGTTTTTGCGCCGAGCACCGTATTTTATGTGAAGCGGTGCAAATCGACGTTCCGGCCTTTCAGCGGCGCACGGGCCTCGGCGCCCAAGAGGCGGCGCGGAATTGCCGATATGGCTTTTTCGCTGAATTGGTGAAAAAATATCAAGCGCAATATGTCGCTTTAGGCCATCATGGCGATGATCAAGTCGAGACGATTTTAATGCGGCTTGTGCGCGGCAGCACAAGCAAAGGGTATGCGGGCATTCCCGTCAAGCGGCCGTTTCATGGCAGCTATCTCATCCGCCCGTTTTTGGCCGTCAGCCGGGCGGAAATTGAAGACTACTGTGAAAAAGAAGGGCTGACCCCGCGCCGGGACCCAAGCAATGAGAAAGACGATTATACGCGCAACCGGTTCCGCCATCATATTGTGCCGCTGTTAAAACAGGAGAATCCGCGCTTGCATGAACGATTTCAGCAATATAGCGAAATCATGGCGGAAGATGAACAATTTTTGGAGGAATTAGCAACGGACGCGCTGAATAAAGTAATGGAAAAACAAAATAGCGATGCTGTGTTGCACATTGCTCCGTTCTTAGCGTTGCCGCGGCCGCTGCAGCGCCGGGCGTTGCAGCGGCTGCTTCTCCGCCTTTACGGGGACATTCCGCCGATGTTGACTTCCGTGCATATCGACCATATACTGATGCTTTGTGAGCGCGGCCGTCCTTCCGGAATGCTCGATTTACCAAAAGGGTTGAAAGTGATTCGTTCGTACGACCATTGTTTGTTTACGTTTGGCCTGCAACGCTGCGCTCAAGGCTACTGGCTGGAGCTGCCGGTTCCGGCGCTATTGCCTCTCCCAAACGGTTACGCAATCGTGAGTGAATTTAGGGAACACTATCCGAGAAAGCAGCTAGGAAATGATGTGTTTGTGGTTGACCCTGCTGCGGTTTCTCTTCCGCTTCACGTACGGACACGCCGCACCGGTGACCGGATGGTGCTCAAGGGGACGGGAGGGACGAAAAAAATTAAAGAGGTTTTCATTGAGGCGAAAATTCCACGGATGGAAAGGGATTGTTGGCCGATTGTGGAAGATGCTGACGGCCGCATCCTTTGGGTGCCCGGATTGAAAAAATCGGCGTTTGAAGCCGGGGAGCGCGGGCAAGCCCGCTATATTTTACTGCGCTATCAGGCGATGAACAGCTAG
- a CDS encoding protein kinase domain-containing protein: MAMSHTSKNRLCNLPPGTVVTGKWHGRSYRLLRRLGSGANGVVYLAESNGHRVAVKLSDDYASLASEMNILRRFSKVQGVTLGPSLLEADDWRSPLVRETVPFYVMEYIEGENFTAFVRRRGKEWAPVLLVQLLSVLERLHEEGWVFGDLKPDNLIVTGSPPSVRLLDVGGTTLQGRAVKEFTELYDRGYWGLGSRKAEPSYDLFSAAMVMIAACYPGHLEKTGDGRSQLFKIIEADRFLVQYKHVLQKALDGRYANAAAMRHDLLAAFSRRSAVKNETKTAALNRRSGRRAKKRRKVGAIAETVLIAALLLSAYGFYIYWQLTM; this comes from the coding sequence ATGGCGATGAGCCATACATCGAAGAATCGTCTTTGTAATCTTCCGCCCGGCACGGTCGTCACCGGCAAATGGCACGGCCGTTCGTATCGGCTGCTGCGGCGGCTCGGCAGCGGGGCGAACGGCGTCGTCTACTTGGCGGAAAGCAACGGCCATCGCGTCGCTGTGAAACTGAGCGACGATTATGCGTCGTTGGCCTCGGAAATGAATATTTTACGCCGTTTTTCCAAGGTCCAGGGGGTTACCCTCGGGCCTTCTTTGCTGGAAGCTGATGACTGGCGAAGCCCGCTCGTGCGGGAAACGGTCCCATTTTATGTGATGGAGTATATTGAAGGGGAAAACTTCACCGCCTTTGTCCGCCGCCGCGGAAAAGAATGGGCGCCGGTGCTGCTTGTGCAGCTGTTGTCTGTGCTTGAGCGGCTGCACGAGGAGGGGTGGGTGTTTGGCGACTTAAAACCAGACAATTTAATCGTTACCGGATCGCCGCCATCCGTCCGGCTGTTGGACGTAGGAGGGACGACGCTGCAAGGAAGGGCGGTCAAAGAGTTTACCGAGCTGTACGACCGCGGTTATTGGGGGCTTGGGTCGCGCAAAGCTGAGCCGTCGTACGATTTGTTTTCAGCGGCGATGGTGATGATTGCAGCCTGTTATCCGGGGCATCTCGAGAAAACAGGCGACGGGCGATCACAGCTTTTCAAAATCATCGAAGCGGACCGCTTTTTAGTCCAATATAAGCACGTTTTGCAAAAAGCGCTCGACGGCCGGTATGCAAACGCTGCCGCCATGCGCCATGACTTATTGGCTGCCTTTTCCCGCCGGTCAGCCGTGAAAAACGAAACAAAGACAGCAGCGCTGAACCGCCGGTCGGGGCGGCGGGCGAAAAAGCGCCGCAAAGTGGGTGCGATTGCTGAAACGGTATTGATCGCCGCCCTGTTGCTTAGCGCGTACGGTTTTTATATATACTGGCAACTAACGATGTAA
- a CDS encoding vWA domain-containing protein: MRKGTLRQILLITDGCSNHGEDPAAMAALAREQGITVNVIGVLDQDTIDENGQREIEAIAAAGGGMSQVVYAKQLSQTVQMVTRQAMTQTLQGLVNRELKQIFGSDVSLEDLPPDKRGQVMEVVDELGETAALDVLILIDTSGSMKTKLPTVKEALIDLSLSLNARMGENRFSVFIFPGKREHAEKMIDWTPKMEELSTIFPKLASGGLTPTGPALREAIAHFGRKRSLRSWIGDGDEPYIEESSL, translated from the coding sequence ATGCGAAAGGGAACGTTGCGGCAGATTTTGCTCATTACCGACGGCTGCTCCAATCATGGGGAGGATCCGGCCGCCATGGCGGCATTGGCGCGGGAACAGGGCATTACCGTGAACGTGATCGGCGTGTTAGACCAAGACACGATCGATGAAAATGGTCAGCGGGAAATTGAAGCGATTGCGGCCGCCGGCGGCGGGATGAGCCAGGTTGTATATGCCAAGCAGCTGTCGCAAACGGTGCAGATGGTGACGCGCCAGGCGATGACACAGACGCTGCAAGGGCTCGTTAACCGTGAATTAAAACAAATATTTGGTTCGGACGTTTCGCTGGAAGATTTGCCGCCGGACAAGCGCGGCCAAGTGATGGAAGTCGTCGATGAACTTGGGGAAACGGCTGCGCTCGACGTGCTTATTTTAATCGACACGAGCGGGAGCATGAAAACGAAATTACCGACGGTCAAAGAGGCGCTCATCGATTTATCGCTCAGTTTAAATGCGCGCATGGGTGAAAACCGTTTTTCCGTCTTCATCTTTCCGGGAAAACGGGAACATGCCGAAAAAATGATCGATTGGACACCGAAGATGGAGGAGCTGTCCACCATCTTTCCGAAATTGGCGTCAGGCGGGCTGACGCCGACAGGGCCGGCGCTGCGCGAAGCGATCGCCCATTTCGGCCGCAAACGGTCGCTAAGGAGCTGGATTGGCGATGGCGATGAGCCATACATCGAAGAATCGTCTTTGTAA